The Streptomyces camelliae genome window below encodes:
- a CDS encoding fumarate reductase/succinate dehydrogenase flavoprotein subunit, with protein sequence MTDYANYTTGEPAVDTKAPSGPIHERWDKRRFEAKLVNPANRRKHTVIVVGTGLAGGSAGATLAEQGYHVVQFCYQDSPRRAHSIAAQGGINAAKNYRNDGDSIHRLFYDTVKGGDFRARESNVHRLAQISVEIIDQCVAQGVPFAREYGGLLDTRSFGGVQVSRTFYARGQTGQQLLLGAYQALSRQIAAGNVEMHPRTEMLDLIVVDGRARGIVARDLITGRVDTYFADAVVLASGGYGNVFYLSTNAMNSNATAVWRAHRRGAYFANPCFTQIHPTCIPRTGDHQSKLTLMSESLRNDGRIWVPKAKGDTRPPHQIPEDERDYYLERIYPSFGNLVPRDIASRAAKNVCDEGRGVGPGGQGVYLDFADAIQRMGRKAVEAKYGNLFDMYQRITDEDPYEVPMRIYPAVHYTMGGLWVDYDLQTTIPGLFAVGEANFSDHGANRLGASALMQGLADGYFVLPATINDYLARNPHQERVTAEHPVVQEVLAETEDRLNLLLSVDGDRTPDSFHRELGELMWEFCGMARTDAGLRKALERIPQIREEFWRRIKVPGTGEEFNQSLEKANRIVDYLELAELMCLDALHRAESCGGHFREESQTPDGEAARKDEEFSYAAAWEFTGTGTAPVLHKEDLVFEYVHPTQRSYA encoded by the coding sequence ATGACCGACTACGCGAACTACACGACCGGCGAACCCGCCGTCGACACCAAGGCGCCCTCCGGCCCGATCCACGAGCGCTGGGACAAGCGCCGCTTCGAGGCCAAGCTCGTCAACCCCGCCAACCGGCGCAAGCACACCGTCATCGTCGTCGGCACCGGACTCGCCGGCGGCTCGGCGGGCGCCACCCTGGCCGAACAGGGCTACCACGTCGTCCAGTTCTGCTACCAGGACTCCCCGCGCCGCGCCCACTCCATCGCCGCGCAAGGCGGCATCAACGCGGCGAAGAACTACCGCAACGACGGCGACTCGATCCACCGGCTGTTCTACGACACCGTCAAGGGCGGCGACTTCCGCGCCCGCGAGTCCAACGTGCACCGGCTCGCGCAGATCTCGGTCGAGATCATCGACCAGTGCGTGGCCCAGGGCGTGCCCTTCGCCCGCGAGTACGGCGGCCTGCTCGACACCCGCTCGTTCGGCGGCGTCCAGGTGTCGCGGACGTTCTACGCCCGTGGCCAGACGGGACAGCAGCTCCTGCTCGGCGCCTACCAGGCCCTCAGCAGGCAGATCGCCGCGGGGAACGTGGAGATGCACCCGCGCACCGAGATGCTGGACCTGATCGTCGTGGACGGGCGGGCCCGGGGCATCGTGGCCCGGGATCTGATCACCGGTCGTGTCGACACCTACTTCGCCGACGCGGTGGTGCTGGCCTCCGGCGGTTACGGCAACGTCTTCTACCTCTCCACCAACGCCATGAACTCCAACGCGACCGCCGTGTGGCGGGCGCACCGGCGCGGCGCATACTTCGCCAACCCCTGCTTCACCCAGATCCACCCCACCTGCATCCCGCGCACCGGCGACCACCAGTCCAAGCTGACCCTGATGAGCGAGTCGCTGCGCAACGACGGCCGGATCTGGGTGCCCAAGGCCAAGGGCGACACCCGCCCGCCGCACCAGATCCCCGAGGACGAGCGCGACTACTACCTGGAGCGCATCTACCCGTCCTTCGGCAACCTCGTCCCCCGGGACATCGCCTCCCGCGCCGCTAAGAACGTCTGCGACGAGGGCAGGGGAGTGGGCCCCGGCGGCCAGGGTGTCTACCTGGACTTCGCCGACGCCATCCAGCGGATGGGCCGTAAGGCGGTCGAGGCGAAGTACGGCAACCTCTTCGACATGTACCAGCGGATCACCGACGAGGATCCGTACGAGGTGCCGATGCGGATCTACCCGGCCGTGCACTACACGATGGGCGGACTGTGGGTCGACTACGACCTCCAGACCACCATTCCCGGCCTGTTCGCCGTCGGTGAGGCCAACTTCTCCGACCACGGCGCCAACCGGCTCGGAGCCTCCGCGCTGATGCAGGGCCTCGCCGACGGCTACTTCGTCCTGCCGGCCACCATCAACGACTACCTGGCCCGCAACCCGCACCAGGAGCGGGTGACCGCCGAACACCCCGTCGTGCAGGAGGTGCTGGCCGAGACCGAGGACCGGCTCAATCTGCTGCTGTCCGTCGACGGCGACCGCACCCCGGACTCCTTCCACCGCGAACTCGGCGAGCTGATGTGGGAGTTCTGCGGCATGGCGCGCACCGACGCAGGGCTGCGCAAGGCCCTGGAGCGCATCCCGCAGATCCGCGAGGAGTTCTGGCGACGCATCAAGGTCCCCGGGACCGGCGAGGAGTTCAACCAGTCGCTGGAGAAGGCCAACCGGATCGTCGACTACCTGGAGCTCGCCGAGCTGATGTGCCTCGACGCGCTGCACCGCGCCGAGTCCTGCGGCGGCCACTTCCGCGAGGAGTCCCAGACCCCGGACGGCGAGGCCGCCCGCAAGGACGAGGAGTTCTCCTACGCGGCCGCCTGGGAGTTCACCGGCACCGGCACGGCTCCCGTCCTGCACAAGGAAGACCTGGTCTTCGAGTACGTCCACCCCACCCAGCGGAGCTACGCATGA
- a CDS encoding succinate dehydrogenase, producing MARTMWDSSVGKKTVMAVSGLIMLAYLVAHMIGNLKIYFGPGEFNDYGHWLRRIGEPFMHHMWTLWLVRIVMAVAVVAHATSAYQLSRRDIKARPSKYVHTKPRASYATRTMRWGGIILGLFVVWHVLDLTTGTVHPGRFEHGHPYQNVVSDFSHWYSNVIYIVAMLALGLHIRHGFWSAAQTLGVGSRTRDRALKTIANVLALLLTAGFIAVPVGVMTGVVS from the coding sequence ATGGCGCGCACGATGTGGGACTCCTCCGTCGGCAAGAAGACCGTGATGGCCGTCAGCGGCCTGATCATGCTGGCGTACCTGGTGGCGCACATGATCGGCAACCTGAAGATCTACTTCGGTCCGGGCGAGTTCAACGACTACGGTCACTGGCTGCGCCGGATCGGCGAGCCGTTCATGCACCACATGTGGACGCTGTGGCTCGTCCGGATCGTCATGGCCGTCGCCGTGGTCGCCCACGCCACGTCCGCGTACCAGCTCAGCCGCCGGGACATCAAGGCACGGCCCAGCAAGTACGTGCACACGAAACCCCGGGCGAGCTACGCCACCCGCACCATGCGCTGGGGCGGGATCATCCTCGGCCTGTTCGTCGTCTGGCACGTCCTGGACCTGACCACCGGCACCGTGCACCCGGGCCGCTTCGAGCACGGCCACCCGTACCAGAACGTCGTCTCCGACTTCTCCCACTGGTACAGCAACGTCATCTACATCGTCGCGATGCTGGCGCTCGGCCTGCACATCCGGCACGGCTTCTGGAGCGCCGCGCAGACCCTCGGCGTCGGCAGCCGCACCCGCGACCGCGCCCTGAAGACCATCGCCAACGTCCTCGCGCTGCTGCTCACGGCCGGCTTCATCGCCGTACCCGTGGGCGTCATGACCGGAGTGGTGAGCTGA
- a CDS encoding LysR family transcriptional regulator, whose amino-acid sequence MQFQQLQYFVAVAETRHFTRAAELVHVAQPSLSQQIKALERELGADLFLRARGNITLTDAGEALLPLARRILADADTARHEVQELVQLRRGRVRLGATPSLCTGLLPDVLRAFHDRYPGIQLLIEESGSHDLVRELARGALDLALVVLPLPTAAPALTTVELLREELVVVSSPEAPAPGRGGRVVRIADLEGERLVMFRHGYDLRELTVAACRSAGFEPDFAVEGGEMDAVLGFVRAGLGVSVVPRMVASRSGRGLRVTPLARPGLQRAIALAHRSDVAPPRAARELQRMLLEQ is encoded by the coding sequence ATGCAGTTCCAGCAGCTTCAGTACTTCGTCGCCGTCGCCGAGACCCGGCACTTCACCCGGGCCGCGGAGCTGGTCCATGTCGCCCAGCCGTCGCTGTCGCAGCAGATCAAGGCGCTGGAGCGGGAGCTGGGCGCGGATCTGTTCCTGCGCGCCCGGGGCAACATCACGCTCACCGACGCGGGCGAGGCGCTGCTGCCGCTGGCCCGGCGGATCCTGGCCGACGCGGACACCGCGCGCCACGAGGTGCAGGAGCTGGTGCAGCTGCGCCGGGGGCGGGTGCGGCTGGGGGCGACGCCGAGCCTGTGCACGGGCCTGCTGCCGGACGTACTGCGTGCCTTCCACGACCGCTATCCCGGCATTCAGCTGCTGATCGAGGAGAGCGGCTCGCACGACCTGGTGCGGGAGCTGGCGCGCGGTGCGCTCGATCTCGCGCTGGTCGTGCTGCCGCTGCCGACGGCCGCGCCCGCGCTGACCACCGTGGAGTTGCTGCGGGAGGAGCTGGTGGTGGTGTCCTCACCGGAGGCGCCGGCTCCTGGCCGGGGCGGGCGGGTGGTACGCATCGCCGACCTGGAGGGTGAGCGGCTGGTGATGTTCCGGCACGGGTACGACCTGCGGGAGCTGACGGTGGCCGCGTGTCGCTCCGCTGGGTTCGAGCCGGATTTTGCCGTTGAGGGGGGTGAGATGGATGCGGTGTTGGGGTTTGTCCGGGCGGGCCTGGGGGTGTCGGTCGTTCCGCGCATGGTCGCGTCCAGGTCCGGACGCGGGCTGCGGGTCACTCCGTTGGCTCGGCCGGGGTTGCAGCGGGCCATTGCGCTGGCGCATCGCAGCGATGTGGCTCCGCCGCGGGCTGCGCGGGAGTTGCAGCGGATGTTGCTTGAGCAGTGA